GTAGGCCAAAAAGGATATGACTCATCCAAATGACAAACCCATAACCAAATACACTAACGGTAGCGAGGATTGGAAATAAGAACACCGTTAAGAAGACAAATAACTTCCATTCGGCCTTCTTCTCGACTTTCTTGACCTCTACATTGCTTGCTTGTTGTTTCATCTCAAATTCCTGCAGCTAGATGATATATAAAATTAGAGTTTAGGACAGTGTAAAGCAAGGTCAAGAAAGATTAATTGCAGCAGATCAAGGAAAGGTTACTTTATAAAACAAATAAGTATTTTTTTAGTGTCAAATTGTAACTAAACACAGCGGTGCGCTATTTTCGTCTACTAGATAGCAGGAGTATCACTAAAAAAGCATATATAATGGGTTCTATCCAGCCAGACTTCACCGACAGATAATAATGAACGGGGGTTAATACTGCAGCTAGGTATATGAAATTATGTAATTTTTGCCAATTCCTCTGCATTTTACGACGTACACACATTGGCGAGGTTAATGCTAATAATAGTAAAATTATAAAGGCGATCATGCCTAGCCAGATATACGGGCGTTTTACCAATTCTTGGAAGAATAAACCGAGATCCCAGCCTAAATCGAGCCAAGCAAAAGCAACTAAATGTAGCATTGCATAAAAGAAACAGTATAAACCGACCAGACGACGGGTTGAGATCAACAACCCTTCTTTGTAACGCTTTGCCAAAGGTGAAATAGCTAAGGTGGCGAGTAATAAATTTAATGCGCCTTTACCCAAAAAATGGATCACAGCTTGCACTGGATCACCACCCAATGCATCAGCATTAATTGCTAACCCGAGATATACTAATGGCATAATGGCCAGTACATGAATATAAGCCTTTAGATACGGCATACGTTTATAGGTTAGCACTGGCATAATTAGATATACCTCTTCAGATCCATACCTTGGTATAAGCTAGCGACCTCTTCATCATAACCATTAAAAGCTAATGTTTTTATACGCTTAGAAGAAAAAACACTGCCATTTCCAAT
This Moritella sp. 5 DNA region includes the following protein-coding sequences:
- a CDS encoding periplasmic nitrate reductase, NapE protein, translated to MKQQASNVEVKKVEKKAEWKLFVFLTVFLFPILATVSVFGYGFVIWMSHILFGLPTH
- the msrQ gene encoding protein-methionine-sulfoxide reductase heme-binding subunit MsrQ; this encodes MPVLTYKRMPYLKAYIHVLAIMPLVYLGLAINADALGGDPVQAVIHFLGKGALNLLLATLAISPLAKRYKEGLLISTRRLVGLYCFFYAMLHLVAFAWLDLGWDLGLFFQELVKRPYIWLGMIAFIILLLLALTSPMCVRRKMQRNWQKLHNFIYLAAVLTPVHYYLSVKSGWIEPIIYAFLVILLLSSRRK